Proteins found in one Brachypodium distachyon strain Bd21 chromosome 5, Brachypodium_distachyon_v3.0, whole genome shotgun sequence genomic segment:
- the LOC100845870 gene encoding uncharacterized protein LOC100845870, translating to MSLPSLHFVLIRFLGQICSESPRRRCWGLVELIGSRRCVQGCWCVLLGDLVSCSVRGTSLLVLSWGIAGVFHVLRSAIRRCCSLLPRLDLARASFPFSVWVEIVLLFFLQTTFEVSVPWMTRRRRWMRWRRRRRMTTRRAATALAGMDRTAEEERDETCICSGVATIATSVPCKKWRSPPSLPTPSPPPAATTPTPPKPQEAARSSGPPRRNPAAGSGRSSGCVLLLPQVQRHEGEEEEQGQVCQGGRHEEQVPLKCLRQDRGDSRGQHCLMCHHQKGEIVFRWLPWGGNVRFLRGFQFRATDLDE from the exons ATGAGTTTGCCTTCTCTCCATTTCGTTCTCATCCGTTTCCTCGGCCAGATCTGCTCCGAGAGTCCGAGGCGGCGATGCTGGGGTTTGGTTGAG CTGATTGGCTCGCGACGCTGTGTTCAAGGGTGCTGGTGTGTTCTTCTTGGAGATCTGGTTTCGTGTTCAG TTCGTGGTACTTCCCTTTTGGTCCTGTCTTGGGGAATCGCTGGTGTTTTTCATGTGCTGCGTTCGGCGATTCGAAGGTGCTGTTCTTTACTGCCGAGGCTAGATTTGGCGCGCGCATCTTTCCCTTTCTCTGTGTGGGTTGAGATTGTTTTGCT GTTTTTCTTGCAAACGACTTTCGAGGTTTCGGTCCCATGGATGACGCGGCGTCGACGCTGGAtgcgatggcggcggaggaggaggatgacaaCAAGGAGAGCTGCAACAG CGCTTGCGGGCATGGATAGgacagcggaggaggagcgggacGAGACCTGCATCTGCTCCGGGGTCGCCACCATCGCCACCTCGGTCCCATGCAAGAAGTGGCGGTCGCCGCCCTCGCTGCCCACCCCaagcccgccgccggctgcaACGACACCTACGCCACCCAAACCTCAGGAGGCCGCAAGGTCAAGTGGACCGCCGAGAAGAAACCCCGCAGCAGGAAGCGGGCGCTCGAGTGGATgtgtgctcctcctcccccaagTCCAACGAcatgaaggagaagaagaagaacaaggacAAGTTTGCCAAGGAGGACGACATGAAGAACAAGTGCCACTTAAATGTCTCCGTCAAGATCGAGGAGATTCCCGAGGACAACATTGTTTGATGTGTCACCATCAGAAAGGTGAGATTGTTTTCCGATGGTTGCCATGGGGTGGAAATGTTAGATTTTTAAGGGGATTTCAGTTCCGTGCCACCGATCTGGATGAATGA
- the LOC104585350 gene encoding uncharacterized protein LOC104585350, whose amino-acid sequence MGSIQRQDSFDSDRLYLSDDDLREAPTLTSKQMEEARAEARRIMETHTPEEAFKIFTNGLEYPVANPPGRAVAVKDKAGAPSNPGGAKKPQPPPKN is encoded by the exons ATGGGCTCAATTCAGAGGCAGGATTCCTTTGACAGTGACCGCTTGTACCTCTCGGACGATGACCTCAGGGAAGCGCCCACACTCACTAGCAAACAGATGGAGGAAGCTAGG GCGGAGGCTAGGCGCATCATGGAAACCCACACCCCTGAAGAGGCGTTCAAGATTTTCACAAAC GGTCTAGAATACCCAGTTGCCAATCCGCCGGGACGGGCCGTGGCCGTGAAGGACAAGGCTGGGGCGCCCTCGAACCCCGGCGGCGCGAAGAAGCCGCAGCCTCCGCCGAAGAACTGA